The Flavobacteriales bacterium genomic sequence CCGATAATATCTCCTTGACTTACCCGAACTCCAGGTTTGATGCCGCTCTTGATCTTGGACATGTGCAAATACTGGGTTGAATAAACCCCATTATGCTTCATTTTAACGTAGTTGCCATTGTTTGCCTTGTATTGAGCTTCGAGTATCACGCCATCACCCACGGCCATTATAGGAGTTCCTGTTGGTGCGGCATAATCGGTTCCCAAGTGTGCTTTGAAACGTTTTTGAACCGGATGAAAGCGTTTCATGGAATAACCAGAACTGATTCTCGAAAACTTGACAGGTGCTTGTAAGAACGCTTTCTTGAGATTGTTGCCTTTCTCGTCAAAGTATCCTTTATCGTTCTCGCCATCAAAAAAGTAAGCTTTTACCGGCTTTCCGTAATTGGTAAATGTGCTGGTAAGAATGTGGTCCATGCCTATGGATTTTCCGTCCACGTAATTTTCTACATAAAGCACTTCGAATTCGTCTCCTTTTTGGATGCGATAAAAATCGATTGTCCAAGCATAGATCTCAGAAAGCTCAATGGCCAATACTGGATCTGCTCCTTGCTTTTTCAGATCGACATACAAAGACGAATTGACCGTTCCTTTTACATACCTGATCTTCTTCTCTATATCCTTCTGGCCTTTGTAAACATGCAGGCTGTCTTGCAGGTTGAAAACCACGTATTCCGTAGCATTCGGTTCATAGATGAAACACATGGCATAGCCCGAAGAGTCCTTCGTACAGAAAATGGTATAAGGTTTCCCAGCAGCCAATTTGCGTACGTCAAAGACCTCTTTTGATTGACGGGCAAGTTGATCGATGGTGGCATAAGGAACTCCGTATGGGAGCAGAATGGACGAGAGATTATCGTTCTTACCAACCTTATCCTTTATTACAAGGAAGGAATCGGTGACCATTCCGTATTCCTCTGTGGTTTCGTGCTCAAATGTGACGCCATCTTCGGCAGTATCCTGCGTGCTGGGGCCACATCCCAACGAGAATATAATAGAACAGAACCCAACCCACTTCACAAACCTCAACATCCCCACGAATTAACTGCTAACGAAGTAGTGTAACGGTTCCCTGTTCAGAAAAATTGCTTCCGTCCAAACCTTTCAGGTCAAGTGTATAATAATACGTTCCTTCGTCTGCTTTTGGGCCACCGTTCACGGTGCCATCCCATCCCCAAAAATCTGTTGGTGGAATGGCTCCTTCATACTTGAATACGGGCCTTCCCCATCGATTGAAAATCTTCATTTTGGCTTCGACCATAGAATAGGTGAATGGCTGAAAATGATCGTTCATCTCATCCCCGTTGGGTGTAAATACATTCGGCATATCGTATTCTGGTAGGCCTTCTACGTAAATGGTGTAAGTGATGGAATCAACACAACCATTCACATTGGTAACCACCAAAATCACATCGTAATAACCACTATCTGGAAACGAATAATTCAGTGGGTTCATTCCAAGTATGGTCGAATCGAGAATAATCCATTCTGCCTGTTCTCCAGTAGAAAGCGCAGCTGTAAAAACCACATCCAAACTGTTCGATTCGTAGGTGGCATTGGCCATCGGATTCTCGAAAACCGTTACAGAATTGAGCGCGCTATCGACACATCCTGCATCGGTTGTTATCTGTAATACCACGTCATAGGTTCCAGCGGACGCATAGGTATTTGACACATTATTTCCAGTTGCTGTAGTTCCATCGCCAAATTCCCAGCTCCAGCTAGATACTGAGCCAGATGAAACCGAAGACTGATCGACAAAATCAGTTTCTTGATCCTGACAGACATCTGTTGTGGTGAACGCTGCCATCGGGTTCGGATTTACCGTTACCTGAATACTATCTGAAGCATCGCAACCTTCGGCATCCACGATAGTTTGCGTTACCCAATACGTTCCTGCCTGTGCAAATTCAATTTCTCCAGGAGCTTGGTTACTTGCCGATTGTCCGTTTCCGAAATCCCATTCCCAACCTACCACTTCGCCCAAAGCGCTGTAAGATTCATCATCAAACGTAATGGTCTCTCCTTCACATATCTCGCTGACATTGGAAGTTAAGCCAGGAATGATAGAAAAGCAGAATTGCTGAAGATTGTTCAGCCCACCAGTACTGCCTGTAAATCCCCAGAAAACCATTGGATCGCCAGCGAATATGTTGGCAATGATG encodes the following:
- a CDS encoding peptidoglycan DD-metalloendopeptidase family protein, with product MLRFVKWVGFCSIIFSLGCGPSTQDTAEDGVTFEHETTEEYGMVTDSFLVIKDKVGKNDNLSSILLPYGVPYATIDQLARQSKEVFDVRKLAAGKPYTIFCTKDSSGYAMCFIYEPNATEYVVFNLQDSLHVYKGQKDIEKKIRYVKGTVNSSLYVDLKKQGADPVLAIELSEIYAWTIDFYRIQKGDEFEVLYVENYVDGKSIGMDHILTSTFTNYGKPVKAYFFDGENDKGYFDEKGNNLKKAFLQAPVKFSRISSGYSMKRFHPVQKRFKAHLGTDYAAPTGTPIMAVGDGVILEAQYKANNGNYVKMKHNGVYSTQYLHMSKIKSGIKPGVRVSQGDIIGYVGSTGLATGPHVCFRFWKNGKQVDHRKEQLPASVPISESSRPSFQALVSKLDSLVMSNRKPL
- a CDS encoding gliding motility-associated C-terminal domain-containing protein, with the protein product MISRFSLISFAMLLGLFSLTSESTFSQPAVNGNAVQLSCNCYRLTEAINTQSGSVWNSEQINLQDPFDFQFDVYLGQDVPGMASGADGIAFVLQPVSTLVGATGGGLGYQGIAPSIAVQIDTYDNGPSQSDLGQDHVAIMANGAIDHASADNLAGPVIALVSGMNIEDGQWHVLRVSWNPVTMLMNVYMDGSLRTSYTGDIIANIFAGDPMVFWGFTGSTGGLNNLQQFCFSIIPGLTSNVSEICEGETITFDDESYSALGEVVGWEWDFGNGQSASNQAPGEIEFAQAGTYWVTQTIVDAEGCDASDSIQVTVNPNPMAAFTTTDVCQDQETDFVDQSSVSSGSVSSWSWEFGDGTTATGNNVSNTYASAGTYDVVLQITTDAGCVDSALNSVTVFENPMANATYESNSLDVVFTAALSTGEQAEWIILDSTILGMNPLNYSFPDSGYYDVILVVTNVNGCVDSITYTIYVEGLPEYDMPNVFTPNGDEMNDHFQPFTYSMVEAKMKIFNRWGRPVFKYEGAIPPTDFWGWDGTVNGGPKADEGTYYYTLDLKGLDGSNFSEQGTVTLLR